Part of the Tumebacillus sp. BK434 genome is shown below.
CATCAGCTTCTTCTCCACTTACTTCTCCTCCGTCTCCTCGATCTTCTGGCAAAACTCGGTCAGGACGCCGTGCGTGTCTTTCGGATGCACGAAGCCGATCAGCTTCCCATGACCGCCCTGGCGCGGCTGTTCGTCGATCAGGCGCAGACCTTGTGCTTTCGCATGGTCGAGCGCCGCTTGCACATCTTCAACCGCATAGGCGACATGGTGAATCCCCGGTCCTTTTTTCTCCATGTATTTGGCGATCGGCGACTCTGGAGAAGTCGGTTCGAGCAGTTCCACACAGCTCTCCCCGACTTCCAGGAAAATCGCGCGCACCATCTGGTCGGCGATGATCTCCTCGTGGATCACCTTCAAACCAATTCCGCCCGTATACAAAGGCAGCGTCTCTTCAATCGAGCGCACAGCGATACCCAGATGGTCGATTTTGTAAGGAACGAACGTCATCTCGCTTACCCCCGCTCTTTCACGTTGGCGCGGATGTAGTCGGACATCGCGGTGAGCGGAGTGCCCGGCGTGAACACTTCAGCAACGCCTGCTGTCTTCAGCGCCGGAATGTCCTCATCCGGAATGACGCCGCCGCCGATGATCAGCACGTCGTTCGCCCCTTGCTCCTTCATCAGGCGCACCACTTCCGGGAACAGGTGCATGTGCGCGCCCGACAGCGAGGACAGGCCGATCACATCGACGTCCTCTTGGATCGCCGATGCGGCGATCTGCTGCGGCGTCTGGCGCAGGCCGGTGTAGATGACTTCCATCCCCGCGTCGCGCAGCGCCTTGGCGACGACCAGCGCCCCGCGGTCATGACCGTCGAGGCCCGGCTTGGCAACAAGTACACGGATTTTTGTTTCAGACATGATGTGCTCCTCCTCTTACCACTGTGCTGGCTGGTATTCGCCAAACACGTCGCGCATGACGTTGCAGATTTCGCCAAGCGTTGCGTACGCCTTGACCGCGTCCACGATGAACGGCATCAGGTTGTCGGTGCCTTGGGCGGCCAGCTTCAGCGCGGCCAACTTCGCCTCGACCAAGTCGTTGTCGCGGGTCTTGCGCAGCTCGGCAAGGCGCTCGTTTTGGATGCGCTCCAGCTCCGGGTTGATCTTTTGCAGTTCCGGCTTCGGCTCGTTCTCGAGGCGGAACTTGTTGACGCCGACGACGACCGCCGAGCCGTCTTCGATCGCCATCTGCGCCTGGTAGGCAGCAT
Proteins encoded:
- a CDS encoding cobalamin B12-binding domain-containing protein — encoded protein: MSETKIRVLVAKPGLDGHDRGALVVAKALRDAGMEVIYTGLRQTPQQIAASAIQEDVDVIGLSSLSGAHMHLFPEVVRLMKEQGANDVLIIGGGVIPDEDIPALKTAGVAEVFTPGTPLTAMSDYIRANVKERG
- the mce gene encoding methylmalonyl-CoA epimerase, giving the protein MTFVPYKIDHLGIAVRSIEETLPLYTGGIGLKVIHEEIIADQMVRAIFLEVGESCVELLEPTSPESPIAKYMEKKGPGIHHVAYAVEDVQAALDHAKAQGLRLIDEQPRQGGHGKLIGFVHPKDTHGVLTEFCQKIEETEEK